The following proteins come from a genomic window of Diadema setosum chromosome 20, eeDiaSeto1, whole genome shotgun sequence:
- the LOC140243352 gene encoding tubulin monoglutamylase TTLL4-like — translation MATASQIEEIRTTLQRGLENLALSGNLKPLPLRQQVERPTLRTRNIPGIDNDSIVRSSRVKQQNNKVTATNKALSNGSYSDPESRRPESTRGRNGTVSSPFVRTRHGSLNNSVKSSPLHGKPPLGSRGRANGVGRPSSGLKKAQSPGYNRSLPSSNQKSNDYKYPSVGQARHLPQPPATQSPSKKRDDDSTPTRTRSQLSRKSWGSERKDSLSEDGEEWCDMDETEEDSFDPLMSERMPGDGASYDDFEEDDGIDGLDEDGMDDDDSDAYSTYSMSSLKGSSKSGSHSLTIEDMLKKTNGMESSILGSKSSSSRVLEVLTSGTDEAQPPLSGSLFSNVPPTINFVAEGQKVMPLPWELRKLLKWRMSPITPHVVKNCIARSGFRATKKGNEWLGYWGKHMKAAGFKAIREYQKVNHVPGSFQIGRKDRLWRNLYRMQLHHGKKEYNFFPQTFVLPFDLKLLKRAWEDGNSKQKWILKPPASARGIGIRVIHKWSQIPRRRAVIVQRYLSKPYLINGSKFDLRIYVYVSSFDPLRIYVFTNGLARFATMKYSSSMKSLSNKFMHLTNYSINKKNADFTPNDDSMACEGHKWSLKALWGFMQRDGIDTHAVWEAIKDVVVKTIVCSESAVNSMIKANCKSRYSVHELFGFDIMLDENLKPWILEVNISPSLHSNAELDVQVKGQMMKDLLNISSFMIPDKKDVFTTVLPPNGTNKVDYSSVIMNKSLYTNHLAKDERAKHAFYTQKHIDEQCRMSILDTLTPDDIRHLVQTEDEFSRRGGFERVFPSPTSQKYHRFFDTPRYYNILLDEWVRKYNRQQAKGLSLLEDFCAEGMHLSVNKDDTHTWTPISSVIGVREQRTSSAPTSSLPMPVHPSLQKSSSAHSLPKIRRKPSKVRSLSSSSSTQSLPGGHQVPRPPHAHRMPDGGSTSPS, via the exons atggcaactgcAAGCCAAATTGAAGAAATACGAACAACTTTGCAGCGTGGCCTTGAGAATCTTGCTCTGTCAGGGAACTTGAAGCCTCTACCCCTTCGACAGCAAGTTGAAAGGCCTACGCTGCGCACAAGAAATATTCCAGGAATTGACAATGATTCCATAGTTAGGAGCAGTAGAGTCAAACAGCAGAACAACAAAGTGACAGCAACTAACAAAGCACTCAGTAATGGCTCTTACAGCGACCCCGAAAGCCGACGACCGGAAAGCACAAGAGGAAGGAATGGTACCGTGTCATCACCTTTTGTCAGGACTCGTCATGGTAGTCTGAACAACAGTGTCAAATCATCCCCACTCCATGGCAAGCCACCTCTTGGTTCCAGGGGAAGAGCCAATGGAGTTGGGCGACCCTCCAGTGGACTCAAGAAGGCTCAATCACCAGGCTACAATCGCAGCTTGCCCTCATCTAATCAAAAGAGCAATGACTACAAGTACCCCAGTGTAGGCCAGGCAAGACACCTCCCCCAACCCCCTGCCACCCAGAGCCCTAGCAAGAAGCGAGACGATGACTCCACACCCACCAGGACCAGAAGCCAGTTGAGTAGAAAGAGCTGGGGTAGTGAGAGGAAGGACAGCTTGTCTGAAGATGGAGAGGAGTGGTGTGATATGGATGAGACTGAGGAAGACAGCTTTGATCCTCTCATGAG TGAACGCATGCCTGGAGACGGAGCATCCTACGATGACTTTGAAGAGGATGACGGAATCGATGGTCTGGATGAAGACGGAATGGATGATG ACGATTCAGACGCATACTCTACATACAGTATGTCATCCCTCAAAGGGAGCAGCAAAAGTGGCAGCCATTCCCTGACCATTGAGGATATGTTGAAGAAGACCAATGGGATGGAGTCGTCCATTCTGGGGTCAAAAAGCAGCAGTTCCCGTGTCCTTGAGGTTCTAACATCAGGTACAGATGAGGCCCAGCCACCCTTGTCTGGTAGTCTCTTCAGCAATGTTCCACCAACCATCAACTTTGTTGCAGAAGGCCAGAAAg TGATGCCATTGCCATGGGAACTAAGGAAGCTGCTGAAGTGGAGAATGAGTCCTATCACACCTCATGTTGTCAAGAACTGCATCGCTCGGTCAGGATTCAGGGCAACCAAGA AGGGAAATGAGTGGCTGGGTTACTGGGGCAAACACATGAAGGCAGCTGGCTTCAAGGCTATCAGAGAGTACCAGAAGGTCAATCACGTCCCGGGTTCCTTCCAGATTGGCCGGAAGGACCGACTGTGGCGAAACCTTTACCGCATGCAGCTCCACCATGGCAAGAAAGAGTACAATTTCTTCCCCCAGACGTTTGTCTTGCCCTTTGACCTCAAACTTCTGAAGAGGGCGTGGGAGGATGGCAACAGCAAACAAAAGTGGATCCTGAAACCG CCTGCTTCAGCCCGAGGGATTGGTATCCGGGTCATTCACAAATGGAGCCAGATCCCTCGTAGGAGAGCTGTGATCGTCCAGCGATATCTCTCCAAGCCGTACCTCATCAACGGCAGCAAGTTTGATCTACGCATCTATGTCTACGTCAGCAGCTTTGACCCCCTGAGAATCTATGTCTTCACCAACGGTCTTGCCAGATTTGCAACAATGAA GTATTCATCGTCCATGAAGAGCCTGTCAAACAAGTTCATGCACCTGACTAACTACAGCATCAACAAGAAGAATGCAGACTTTACTCCTAATGATGACAGCATGGCCTGTGAGGGCCACAAGTG GAGTCTGAAGGCCCTGTGGGGCTTCATGCAGCGAGATGGCATTGACACACATGCTGTGTGGGAGGCCATCAAAGATGTCGTCGTCAAAACCATTGTGTG CTCTGAGTCTGCAGTGAACAGCATGATCAAGGCAAACTGTAAAAGCCGCTACTCTGTCCATGAGCTCTTTGGTTTTGACATCATGCTCGATGAGAACCTCAAGCCATGGATCTTGGAGGTCAACATCTCACCCAG CCTTCATTCCAATGCTGAACTGGATGtgcaggtcaaaggtcaaatgatgAAGGATCTTCTTAACATCAGCAGCTTTATGATCCCAGACAAGAAGGACGTCTTCACCACTGTGTTGCCTCCCAATGGAACAAACAA AGTGGACTACAGCAGTGTGATCATGAACAAGTCTCTCTACACAAACCACTTAGCCAAGGATGAGAGAGCCAAACATGCCTtctacacacagaaacacattgATGAG CAATGTAGGATGTCCATCCTGGACACACTGACCCCTGATGACATCAGACATCTTGTCCAGACAGAGGATGAGTTCAGTCGTCGAGGAGGCTTTGAACGTGTCTTCCCCTCCCCAACATCACAGAAGTATCATCGATTCTTTGACACGCCTCGCTACTACAACATCCTGCTAGATGAGTGGGTGAGAAAGTACAACAGACAGCAGGCTAAAG GTCTGAGCCTCCTAGAAGACTTCTGTGCTGAAGGCATGCATCTCAGTGTCAACAaagatgacacacacaca